A single region of the Ctenopharyngodon idella isolate HZGC_01 chromosome 21, HZGC01, whole genome shotgun sequence genome encodes:
- the shroom3 gene encoding protein Shroom3 isoform X5 produces the protein MMQVTQGGVGAPWHQSYHSSASTTDLSGFETGFLRKSPDQYSSRGSMESLDHTHPAYSSCYQLSSSKSSSSIDHLHSKRDSAYSSFSTSSSIPEYLAAAPSFNKERSYSMENVPQREGMQQADIRYIRTVYDPQQGVSEEHEITSAALMRTNDSRAQSRSGNVSGMICHRGSSSSGSSGSSGSTTSSQRHSVGTVWDPAQNRHSYENLKGAPAPPLRSDSYAAFRNHERPNSWSSLEHARSQRALNKGSWHHSSGSVATGKSSFGAEGQLHTVIEKSPESSPTTKPKQGCPQAAPGRLMLPTSIYPVPPPEPHFAQIPTSNPNSGSVYPALAKESKQNHHCDHLGGPVKEDRVTFENGYQSNSPSPNPVQTYVSSQPKLSDKVQDDTQVKPVFYRPHLQPQVQKSQTPYVPQERRDPYTPVQPRGERPRFTLGMEVYDNYRPPRDEEQNKCEQNIHPDPLHTGKVAQGQVAQTYRGNFVQTQGSDHLVKPPRHHSDSSALQQRGQDFDHPLTRLENALAEVQRGVSPESTASQCSVQSERSMSVLEKVSHFERQQVKPRSHSSLSYYGSMARPSQTPRPSSAKSSFSGVEDVHNMLERSNSSIPHGRTQSTSSMASYDGHMEAQQDFQTRRGSSDLIQHRQQKEPVVKTCLQRSKSTFQLGEGNGKDIQGKGDIQDILGTIQDTSFNRAYRDSIKDAQSKVLRSTSFRRRDLSVNPPPVPAKHMSLERKGPSTSPKPATTSPHTPKERHVVPVEAPIRTSPPELPSVPAVGPPVIRICGRKRFTMEQKKRSYSEPENMHEVGVMTQEISQAERNVQQQFLASETSVADRRRMFEQVANRNTEPRFFSSRPDLKQMQQDALVEYMERKTGRRVDGRPNRPHSAYLQSASSSADLRSLNSTPSMCSLQEPGHDGFSGGIRKASTLPAGMQSSFYPLRGMQNHTRPESQGTNSESHKPDPTLTRNTLPQHLEAIFERATSARSSGRSASAEDLLDRSEERPIPQHFRSKSSPVENFSQDFLAGEFQMFKVSSKESSENRVLANMGHKQPSCSARTERSYQLNQGPVQQNAPVLRRERQRHSDRPRAISASGLAASVGLPCPFTSPGTSASLDWHNGDRLCQPNLDSIAFPETGPQSPSRALGMVRQNSSDTSTSEDTLKDFPCPVATPSPPHPEVTGSQLARSSDSKPPTLPKSPDSPAKPLLSLRISESNLQDVHSIAVLQDDDEVFLAQLPPPPSPPPPPPPPIRETEITEDFPPPPDVGLMEALQHPGPLQPISDSENLADTSVHPEPVQPSNDHTTPSVTPDPQSTTSSQPQSLRGAPLEEDTSEILGPDYHLLSRRERTHGELLVETLARELVSHDKSLTLLLDTWAGKTTLDLMEDIFPSHSTSPHRRSSSHSGHSAQDDQCAPDTPSQAVPRKMETNLDDDEAYLNQKKGELLQALHACIRSLQGEREGLLEQQKRFGALGGSMEALVQECCKPNEREKYRMFVGDLEKIVNLLLSLSARLARVENTLSSLDDDDESVEEKESLQLKRKQLCSQQEDARELKENLDRRERVVQDILASYLSRPQLHDYQRYIRIKPALLIRQRHLDELIRQGEEQVRRLEETLPPEYHPKHTDPTPQTQPCFNSTHLSRPTTVTSL, from the exons ATGATGCAAGTCACCCAGGGTGGTGTGGGAGCCCCCTGGCACCAGAGCTACCACTCCAG TGCCTCCACCACAGACCTATCAGGATTTGAGACGGGATTCCTTAGGAAGAGCCCGGATCAGTACAGTTCCCGGGGCAGCATGGAGAGCCTAGACCACACTCACCCAGCCTATAGCTCCTGCTATCAACTATCATCATCCAAATCCTCCAGCAGCATCGATCACCTGCACAGCAAGCGGGATTCTGCATACAGTTCCTTCTCGACCAGCTCTAGTATCCCAGAGTACCTTGCCGCGGCACCATCGTTTAACAAGGAGAGGTCATATTCCATGGAGAACGTTCCACAGAGAGAAGGGATGCAACAGGCCGATATACGCTACATACGCACCGTGTACGACCCCCAACAGGGTGTGTCTGAAGAGCATGAGATTACCTCTGCAGCATTAATGAGGACCAATGACAGCAGAGCACAGTCTAGAAGTGGGAATGTCTCGGGCATGATCTGTCATCGTGGCAGCAGTAGTAGTGGAAGCAGTGGGAGCAGTGGAAGCACCACCAGCTCACAACGCCACAGTGTTGGGACAGTCTGGGATCCAGCTCAAAACCGGCACTCCTATGAGAACCTAAAGGGGGCGCCAGCTCCTCCATTACGCAGCGACAGTTATGCAGCATTTCGCAACCATGAGCGTCCCAACTCTTGGTCGAGTCTTGAGCATGCTCGCTCACAGCGGGCACTTAACAAGGGTTCTTGGCATCACTCAAGTGGTTCTGTGGCAACAGGAAAGTCATCGTTTGGAGCTGAAGGTCAGTTGCACACTGTGATTGAAAAAAGCCCTGAAAGTAGCCCCACCACCAAACCCAAACAAGGTTGTCCTCAGGCCGCACCTGGCCGCCTCATGCTACCCACCAGCATCTACCCTGTTCCACCACCCGAGCCACATTTTGCACAAATACCAACCAGCAACCCTAACTCTGGTAGTGTCTACCCAGCACTGGCCAAGGAGAGCAAGCAAAATCATCACTGTGACCACTTAGGTGGACCAGTGAAAGAGGACAGGGTCACCTTTGAAAATGGATACCAAAGCAATTCTCCCAGCCCAAACCCAGTACAAACCTATGTTTCATCACAACCTAAGCTCTCCGATAAAGTGCAAGATGACACACAAGTTAAACCTGTTTTTTATCGGCCTCATTTGCAACCACAAGTGCAGAAGTCACAAACACCATATGTACCCCAGGAGAGGAGGGACCCTTACACCCCTGTGCAACCAAGAGGAGAGAGGCCAAGGTTTACTCTTGGTATGGAAGTATACGACAACTACAGGCCACCTCGAGATgaagaacaaaataaatgcGAGCAAAACATCCATCCAGACCCACTTCACACTGGGAAAGTTGCACAGGGACAAGTTGCTCAAACGTACAGAGGAAACTTCGTCCAAACTCAAGGAAGTGACCACCTAGTCAAACCTCCAAGGCACCACAGTGACTCTAGTGCTCTTCAGCAGAGAGGTCAAGACTTTGATCACCCCCTGACCAGACTGGAGAATGCACTTGCTGAGGTTCAACGAGGCGTCAGTCCTGAGAGTACTGCTAGCCAATGCAGTGTCCAGAGTGAGCGTAGCATGTCTGTGCTGGAGAAAGTAAGTCATTTTGAGAGACAGCAAGTCAAACCTCGTAGTCACAGCAGCCTCTCCTACTATGGTTCTATGGCTCGTCCGAGCCAAACACCAAGACCTTCCAGTGCCAAGAGCTCCTTCTCTGGTGTGGAGGATGTACACAACATGTTGGAGAGAAGCAACAGCTCAATCCCTCATGGGAGAACTCAGAGTACTTCTAGCATGGCAAGCTATGATGGACACATGGAAGCACAGCAGGATTTCCAAACCAGACGTGGGAGTAGTGATCTTATCCAACATCGCCAGCAAAAAGAGCCTGTTGTAAAGACCTGTCTTCAAAGAAGTAAGAGCACCTTTCAGCTTGGTGAGGGGAATGGTAAAGACATCCAGGGGAAAGGTGACATTCAAGACATCTTGGGCACCATCCAAGACACATCTTTTAACAGAGCATATAGAGACAGCATTAAAGATGCCCAGTCTAAGGTTCTCAGGTCAACTTCCTTCAGAAGACGGGACCTTAGTGTTAACCCTCCACCAGTGCCAGCCAAACACATGTCCCTAGAACGAAAAGGACCAAGTACAAGTCCCAAACCAGCTACAACATCTCCACATACTCCAAAGGAACGCCATGTTGTTCCTGTTGAAGCACCAATTAGAACCTCTCCTCCTGAACTCCCTAGTGTCCCAGCTGTTGGACCCCCAGTTATACGGATCTGTGGACGCAAACGGTTCACAATGGAGCAAAAGAAACGATCATATTCCGAGCCTGAAAATATGCATGAAGTTGGAGTGATGACTCAGGAAATCAGTCAGGCTGAGAGGAATGTTCAACAGCAGTTTCTGGCGAGTGAGACGAGTGTTGCAGACCGACGCAGGATGTTTGAGCAGGTGGCGAATCGTAACACTGAGCCCAGATTTTTCTCCTCCAGGCCTGATTTGAAGCAAATGCAGCAAGATGCCTTAGTTGAGTACATGGAGCGCAAAACAGGTAGAAGAGTAGACGGACGTCCAAACCGCCCACATAGCGCTTATCTACAGTCTGCTTCCTCTTCCGCTGACTTGCGGAGCCTCAACTCTACCCCAAGTATGTGCTCTTTGCAAGAGCCGGGACACGATGGCTTCTCTGGTGGTATACGTAAAGCCTCTACCCTTCCAGCGGGAATGCAAAGCTCCTTTTACCCTCTCAGGGGCATGCAAAACCACACACGCCCTGAGTCACAAGGCACAAATTCTGAATCCCATAAACCAGACCCAACCCTGACCAGAAACACCCTTCCACAGCACCTGGAGGCCATTTTCGAGAGAGCCACATCAGCTAGAAGCTCAGGGAGGTCAGCTTCAGCTGAGGATTTGCTGGACCGTAGTGAAGAACGTCCCATTCCCCAGCACTTCCGCTCCAAATCATCTCCAGTGGAGAACTTTAGTCAG GACTTCTTAGCCGGAGAGTTTCAGATGTTTAAAGTTTCCTCCAAGGAATCCTCCGAAAACAG GGTGTTGGCAAACATGGGACATAAACAGCCATCATGTTCAGCACGTACAGAAAGGAGTTACCAGCTAAACCAAGGTCCTGTCCAGCAAAACGCACCTGTGTTGAGGCGAGAGCGTCAGAGACATTCAGACCGGCCAAGAGCGATAAGCGCTTCTGGTCTAGCTGCGTCTGTGGGACTTCCTTGCCCTTTCACTTCACCAGGCACTTCCGCCAGCCTCGACTGGCATAACGGAGACAGACTGTGTCAACCCAACCTGGATTCTATTGCTTTTCCCGAAACTGGCCCGCAAAGTCCGTCCAGAGCGCTGGGAATGGTGCGGCAAAACTCCAGCGACACCAGCACTTCTGAAGACACCCTGAAGGACTTCCCGTGTCCGGTGGCCACTCCGTCACCTCCGCACCCAGAGGTCACGGGGTCACAACTTGCACGGTCATCCGATTCAAAGCCGCCCACCCTTCCCAAGAGCCCTGACTCCCCAGCAAAGCCACTCCTGTCTCTTCGAATCTCGGAGTCTAATCTTCAAGATGTTCATAGTATAGCTGTGCTGCAAGATGATGATGAAGTGTTTTTAGCTCAACTGCCACCGCCACCTTCAcctccaccaccaccaccaccacccatcagagagacagagattaCAGAGGACTTCCCGCCTCCTCCGGATGTGGGTCTGATGGAAGCTTTGCAGCATCCAGGACCATTACAGCCCATCAG CGATAGTGAAAATCTGGCCGATACATCAGTCCATCCAGAACCTGTCCAACCATCAAATGACCACACGACTCCATCGGTAACCCCTGACCCACAATCCACCACTTCATCTCAACCCCAGTCCCTAAGAGGCGCTCCTCTAGAGGAGGACACCTCTGAGATACTGGGACCCGACTACCATCTGCTGTCCAGAAGAGAGCGGACACACGGCGAGCTGCTTGTGGAGACTTTAGCCCGAGAGCTGGTGAGCCACGACAAATCCCTCACCTTGCTCTTAGACACCTGGGCAGGTAAAACCACCCTCGATCTGATGGAGGACATCTTCCCTTCACACTCCACATCTCCACACAGGAGGAGCAGCAGCCATTCGGGTCACAG TGCTCAAGATGATCAATGTGCTCCAGATACTCCCTCTCAGGCTGTTCCAAGAAAAATGGAAACCAACCTGGACGATGACGAAGCTTATTTGAATCAAAAGAAG GGGGAGCTGTTGCAAGCGCTGCACGCGTGCATCCGATCGCTGCAGGGGGAGAGAGAGGGTCTGTTGGAGCAGCAGAAGCGATTCGGTGCTCTAGGCGGCAGCATGGAAGCTTTAGTTCAGGAATGCTGCAAACCCAACGAGAGAGAGAAGTACCGCATGTTCGTGGGAGACCTGGAGAAGATCGTGAACCTGCTGCTGTCGCTGAGCGCTCGACTCGCCCGCGTGGAAAACACACTCAGCTCGCTGGACGACGACGACGAGAGTGTAGAAGAGAAG